A region from the Anaerolineae bacterium genome encodes:
- a CDS encoding aldo/keto reductase, producing the protein MQYVHLGRTGLKVSRLCLGTMNFGPETTEADSHAIMDRALELGINFFDTANVYGWRKGEGVTEQIIGRWFAQGGGRREKVVLATKVYGEMGDWPNQSRLSALHIRRACEDSLRRLKTDYIDLYQMHHIDRETPWEEIWQAMEVLVQQGKILYVGSSNFAGWHIVQAQCVAAQRHFMGLVSEQSLYNLSARMIELEVIPACQAYGLGLIPWSPLAGGMLAGALQAVTEGRRASEHVRRAVEKHRPQLEQYEALCRELGEKPADVALAWLLHQPAVTAPIIGPRTLQQLEGSLRALEIKLSDEVLKRLDEIWPGPGGPAPEAYAW; encoded by the coding sequence ATGCAGTACGTACATCTGGGACGCACCGGTTTGAAGGTAAGCCGGCTTTGCCTGGGCACGATGAACTTCGGGCCCGAGACCACCGAGGCGGATAGCCACGCGATCATGGATCGGGCGCTGGAGTTGGGCATCAACTTCTTCGACACAGCCAACGTATACGGCTGGCGCAAGGGCGAAGGGGTCACAGAGCAGATCATCGGGCGCTGGTTTGCGCAAGGGGGTGGCCGCCGCGAAAAAGTGGTGCTGGCCACCAAAGTCTACGGGGAAATGGGAGACTGGCCCAACCAATCGCGGTTGTCTGCGCTGCACATCCGCCGCGCCTGCGAGGACAGCTTGCGCCGCCTGAAGACGGATTACATTGACCTCTATCAGATGCATCACATTGACCGCGAGACCCCCTGGGAAGAGATCTGGCAGGCGATGGAGGTGCTAGTGCAGCAGGGCAAGATCCTCTATGTTGGCAGCAGTAATTTCGCCGGTTGGCATATCGTTCAAGCTCAGTGCGTCGCCGCTCAGCGCCACTTCATGGGACTGGTGTCTGAGCAAAGCCTCTACAACTTGAGCGCCCGTATGATCGAGCTGGAGGTCATCCCTGCTTGTCAGGCATATGGGCTAGGATTGATCCCCTGGAGCCCACTGGCCGGTGGGATGTTAGCGGGCGCGCTGCAAGCGGTCACAGAAGGGCGACGAGCCTCGGAGCATGTGCGACGAGCTGTCGAAAAGCACCGGCCGCAATTGGAGCAATATGAAGCACTCTGCCGTGAACTGGGTGAGAAGCCAGCCGATGTGGCGCTAGCTTGGCTACTCCATCAGCCGGCAGTAACGGCTCCCATTATCGGGCCACGCACGCTCCAACAACTCGAGGGCAGCCTGCGCGCCCTGGAGATCAAGCTCTCAGACGAAGTGCTGAAACGGCTGGACGAGATTTGGCCTGGCCCTGGCGGTCCCGCCCCCGAAGCTTACGCGTGGTAG
- a CDS encoding B12-binding domain-containing radical SAM protein — translation MLFQFLRPKRAQLSEEARPRRLWLDLGDLGDLVNPAGPHEQWQDHGMGLLRTILHQNGVMTDMFSTRACTSWDQVQKQMHGYDMLLMNVRSYTFPVAYRAAKLFKQVNPNGLVIAGGMHATVALDEMLAVEEFDKICQGPGEKTIVDLVTHPEDFPRVVPGVGAKSMAEWPMIDRTLWPKPASRKLARKFPWPLEPACGWGPPPVATILTSRVCPWQCVFCNENSYIPNMGRRPVDMVIDELNYLDRRWGVGSVVIHDSMFFQNPSWLEEWIEKYPRKARKLWPYWAAARADTVRQWPHLFEALIRETNWMTISIGFESGSDRVLRILNKECTEEDNYFTIDLLHRIADDLERQGRQAPIFWANIMLGIPGETREDAFKTMRMLKYMRRVMPSISFYAPYPGSALGYQLIAEGKSLMTKENYHRFPDDEKVKGVDYQFYRELLAGKYDDEINKGLPELARRRSGNYLSALAKA, via the coding sequence ATGCTTTTCCAGTTCCTGAGGCCAAAACGTGCCCAGCTATCGGAGGAGGCTAGGCCCCGGCGGCTGTGGCTGGATTTGGGCGATCTGGGCGACCTGGTGAATCCCGCCGGCCCCCACGAGCAGTGGCAGGACCATGGCATGGGCCTGCTCCGCACCATCCTGCACCAGAACGGTGTGATGACCGATATGTTCTCCACCCGCGCCTGCACCTCGTGGGATCAGGTCCAAAAGCAAATGCACGGATACGACATGCTGCTGATGAACGTCCGCAGCTATACCTTCCCCGTGGCCTATCGCGCGGCGAAGCTGTTTAAGCAGGTGAATCCCAATGGCCTCGTCATTGCCGGCGGGATGCACGCCACCGTCGCGCTGGATGAGATGCTCGCCGTCGAGGAATTCGACAAGATCTGCCAGGGGCCGGGCGAGAAGACCATCGTGGATCTGGTCACCCATCCGGAGGACTTTCCGCGCGTGGTACCGGGCGTAGGCGCCAAATCCATGGCGGAGTGGCCAATGATCGATCGCACGCTGTGGCCTAAGCCGGCCAGTCGTAAGCTGGCGCGCAAATTCCCATGGCCGCTGGAGCCGGCATGTGGGTGGGGGCCTCCGCCTGTCGCCACCATCCTAACCAGCCGCGTATGCCCGTGGCAGTGCGTCTTTTGCAACGAGAACTCGTACATCCCCAACATGGGCCGCCGGCCAGTAGACATGGTGATTGACGAGCTGAACTACCTAGACCGCCGATGGGGGGTCGGCTCGGTGGTGATCCACGATTCCATGTTCTTCCAGAACCCGAGCTGGCTAGAGGAGTGGATCGAGAAGTACCCGCGCAAGGCTCGCAAGCTGTGGCCATATTGGGCCGCGGCCCGAGCCGATACCGTCCGTCAATGGCCACATCTGTTCGAAGCGTTGATCCGTGAGACAAACTGGATGACCATCTCCATCGGTTTCGAGTCAGGTAGCGATCGCGTGTTGAGGATCCTCAACAAGGAGTGCACCGAGGAGGACAACTACTTCACGATCGACTTGCTCCACCGCATCGCCGATGACCTGGAGCGCCAGGGCCGGCAAGCGCCGATCTTCTGGGCCAACATCATGCTGGGCATCCCCGGCGAAACCCGAGAGGACGCGTTTAAGACTATGCGCATGCTCAAGTACATGCGCCGCGTGATGCCCTCAATCTCCTTCTACGCCCCCTACCCTGGCTCGGCGCTGGGCTATCAACTGATCGCTGAGGGCAAGAGCCTGATGACCAAGGAAAACTACCATCGCTTCCCTGACGACGAGAAGGTAAAGGGGGTGGACTATCAGTTCTATCGAGAGCTCCTCGCCGGCAAGTACGATGACGAGATCAATAAGGGGCTGCCGGAGCTAGCCAGACGGCGAAGCGGCAACTATCTGAGCGCGTTAGCCAAGGCTTAA